One window from the genome of Haloarcula sp. CBA1127 encodes:
- a CDS encoding thiamine pyrophosphate-binding protein: MTETGKRLVEELDEQGVEYVFGYPGGRAIEILDHVPDADVEMVRPRDEREASVMAEMHGRLTGNPGVLAGQGPWIGSLGAIGQMEGKLASSPMVVITEASERGDYSTLAPYQQARGDYGGLDLPSALDAYTKENWFPRSPTETVRSLQLAFKHATAGRPGPTAIILDGDAVTEEMPEDPIPPVWDGHDQVQNWESRPAREDVKTAITALSKADRPVIIAGNGVHAADAYDQLETVAEATDAVVTTSYLGKSTFPETHELAAGVIGSFGHEGANQVVSEADVLIVVGCRMNPMDTNWQSPEFIRPDEQTIIHADIDTRNAGWVYPADVALIGDAAHSLDDLAAKLPESAGNDWARDRAAAAQESFYAPKCESDASPIKPQRAVKEIEAVVDAETIVTADSGNNRFWLLNYLQTPGTGTYYGSGGVGAMGWATPAAVSAAITTEKDIIAVAGDGGFTMTMTSVETAVENGVAPTFVVLNDTSLGMVRQMQHEEGDIAGVEFHDTDFVKAAEAFGAEATRAVTPAELAAALEEGTSADVPFVIDVRIDRDEEMVESLQSSFYKEVGGLHE; the protein is encoded by the coding sequence ATGACTGAAACAGGAAAGCGCCTTGTCGAAGAACTGGACGAACAAGGCGTCGAGTACGTTTTCGGATATCCCGGTGGTCGTGCCATCGAGATCCTTGACCACGTCCCGGATGCTGACGTCGAGATGGTCCGACCACGCGATGAGCGTGAAGCCAGCGTCATGGCCGAAATGCACGGGCGACTCACCGGCAACCCCGGAGTCCTCGCGGGGCAAGGCCCCTGGATCGGCAGCCTCGGCGCAATCGGCCAGATGGAGGGCAAGCTCGCTTCGTCACCGATGGTCGTTATTACCGAGGCCAGCGAGCGTGGCGACTATTCCACGCTCGCGCCGTACCAGCAGGCTCGCGGTGACTACGGGGGATTGGACCTTCCGTCTGCGCTCGATGCTTACACCAAGGAAAACTGGTTCCCGCGCTCACCAACGGAGACAGTACGAAGCCTCCAGCTCGCGTTCAAACACGCGACTGCTGGCCGGCCGGGGCCAACGGCAATCATCCTCGACGGCGACGCCGTCACCGAGGAGATGCCCGAAGATCCGATCCCGCCGGTCTGGGACGGCCACGATCAGGTACAAAACTGGGAATCGCGACCGGCCCGCGAGGATGTCAAGACAGCGATTACAGCGCTGAGCAAGGCTGACCGGCCGGTTATCATCGCCGGCAACGGCGTTCACGCCGCCGACGCCTACGACCAGCTCGAAACTGTCGCGGAGGCGACTGATGCCGTCGTCACGACCTCCTATCTGGGCAAGTCGACGTTCCCCGAAACCCACGAGCTGGCTGCGGGTGTTATTGGCTCCTTCGGTCACGAGGGTGCAAATCAGGTTGTCAGTGAAGCGGACGTACTCATAGTCGTGGGCTGTCGCATGAACCCAATGGACACGAACTGGCAGTCCCCGGAGTTCATCCGGCCTGACGAACAGACCATCATCCACGCAGATATCGACACACGCAACGCCGGCTGGGTCTACCCCGCAGATGTGGCACTCATCGGTGATGCGGCACACAGTCTCGATGACCTGGCGGCGAAGCTCCCCGAGAGCGCTGGCAACGACTGGGCACGTGACCGTGCGGCCGCAGCGCAGGAGTCATTCTATGCTCCCAAATGCGAGTCGGATGCGTCGCCGATCAAGCCACAGCGTGCAGTCAAAGAAATCGAGGCTGTCGTTGATGCGGAAACGATTGTAACCGCCGACTCCGGGAACAACCGGTTCTGGTTGCTGAACTACCTTCAGACACCGGGCACCGGGACCTACTACGGGAGTGGTGGCGTCGGCGCGATGGGGTGGGCAACACCGGCCGCGGTGTCAGCCGCTATCACGACGGAGAAAGATATCATCGCTGTCGCCGGCGATGGTGGCTTCACGATGACGATGACTAGCGTGGAGACAGCCGTCGAGAACGGCGTCGCGCCCACGTTCGTCGTCCTCAACGACACCAGCCTGGGGATGGTTCGTCAGATGCAACACGAGGAGGGCGACATCGCTGGCGTCGAGTTCCACGACACCGACTTCGTGAAAGCAGCCGAGGCGTTCGGCGCTGAAGCGACGCGGGCAGTGACGCCTGCTGAACTCGCGGCGGCACTTGAAGAAGGAACCAGCGCCGATGTCCCCTTCGTTATCGACGTTCGCATCGACCGTGACGAAGAGATGGTCGAGTCCCTCCAGTCGTCGTTCTACAAAGAAGTCGGCGGGCTCCACGAATGA
- a CDS encoding NAD(P)-dependent oxidoreductase, producing the protein MTDTTVLVTGGTGFLGSYVVEDLIEHGHDVVAYDLSTDDHILSKLGVADDVTIRRGDVSEATDVIRAVKETGTTHIVHLAALLTNTARDNPRAGLDVNIKGTNNVFEAARTLDDQIERVTWASSAAVYAPPHNYAAEYVDEDELVYPDTLYGATKEYNEHQARVYHEDYGVDHVGLRPTVAYGPYRETGGSAFLANIIEKPALGEPFSVEYGDQVIDWQHARDIAQAFRKATFVDEDDLSQRIYNVRGVLATIREAANAVREIVPDADLAVSDEGELPWTQNLDMTAAQEDLGYEVEYDLESGFRSYINTLREENGLDSL; encoded by the coding sequence ATGACAGATACGACAGTACTCGTCACTGGCGGAACCGGCTTCCTCGGCTCGTATGTCGTCGAGGATCTCATCGAACACGGGCACGACGTCGTTGCCTACGACCTCTCGACGGACGACCACATCCTCTCGAAGTTGGGTGTCGCCGACGATGTGACCATCCGGCGCGGTGATGTCTCCGAGGCGACGGACGTGATTCGTGCTGTCAAGGAGACGGGGACGACCCATATCGTTCACCTTGCGGCACTGCTGACGAACACAGCACGGGACAACCCGCGGGCTGGCCTCGATGTCAATATCAAGGGGACGAACAACGTCTTTGAGGCCGCACGCACTCTCGACGACCAGATCGAGCGCGTCACCTGGGCCTCCAGCGCGGCGGTGTACGCGCCGCCACACAACTACGCCGCCGAGTATGTCGACGAGGACGAACTGGTCTATCCTGATACGCTCTACGGCGCGACCAAGGAGTACAACGAACATCAGGCCCGTGTCTATCACGAGGATTACGGGGTCGACCACGTTGGACTCCGTCCAACTGTGGCGTACGGCCCCTACCGCGAAACCGGTGGGTCGGCGTTTCTCGCAAACATCATCGAGAAACCAGCACTCGGCGAACCGTTTAGCGTCGAATACGGCGACCAGGTGATCGACTGGCAACACGCACGCGATATCGCACAGGCGTTCCGGAAGGCAACGTTTGTCGACGAAGACGACCTCAGCCAGCGCATCTACAACGTCCGCGGCGTCCTCGCGACAATCCGTGAAGCCGCCAACGCTGTCCGAGAAATCGTCCCGGATGCCGACCTTGCGGTCTCTGATGAGGGCGAACTCCCCTGGACCCAGAACCTCGATATGACCGCCGCACAGGAGGACCTCGGCTACGAGGTCGAGTACGACCTCGAATCCGGGTTCCGGTCCTACATCAACACGCTCCGGGAAGAGAACGGGCTCGACTCGCTCTGA
- a CDS encoding Xaa-Pro peptidase family protein produces the protein MYERDFMEGTRGTMAVDWEERIDVKRMRRERKDRALDRLQDSELGSMLLINDPNVRYVTGLAMTGGSGADHYTLLTEDGDVVHWDTADHASNQRFNCPWLDDIRYACPGLGNVPRASGSASARDWLKDKMAETVYTAMEEYGVDREPMGIDVGNGTLIEKFEDRGVDVDTSAATDIMLDARKTKTRDEIECLRQVAAICEAGFQKITESAKPGKRESEVWGDAVGELWGHGAMAQGGYVTSGPNTWPKHQANTTDRMIRPNDLVYADFYNIGYLGYRSCYYRTFSMGEPTQAQKDAYEKARDDLYDVLERIEPGATTDEICKGFPDRDGEHMDWYDADEFWQMTTNHWAHGLGLQLYETPLIWRGLSPDHPIEIEEGMTMAVETMQPAERQGVRVEEMVVVRKNGVEILSEWPVSEITRIDY, from the coding sequence ATGTACGAGCGCGACTTCATGGAAGGAACGCGTGGCACCATGGCCGTCGACTGGGAAGAACGGATCGACGTCAAGCGGATGCGACGCGAGCGCAAAGACCGAGCCCTCGACCGATTGCAGGACTCCGAACTGGGGTCGATGTTGCTGATCAATGACCCGAATGTCCGGTATGTCACTGGGCTGGCCATGACCGGCGGGAGTGGGGCAGACCACTACACGCTCCTGACGGAAGACGGCGACGTGGTCCACTGGGACACTGCGGATCACGCATCAAACCAGCGGTTCAACTGTCCCTGGCTCGACGACATCCGGTATGCCTGTCCAGGACTCGGCAATGTTCCTCGGGCGTCAGGCAGCGCTTCTGCACGCGACTGGCTCAAGGACAAGATGGCGGAGACGGTGTACACGGCCATGGAGGAGTACGGTGTCGACCGGGAGCCGATGGGCATCGACGTGGGGAACGGGACGCTTATTGAGAAGTTCGAAGACCGCGGCGTCGATGTCGACACCAGCGCGGCGACTGATATCATGCTCGACGCGCGGAAGACCAAAACCCGTGACGAGATAGAGTGTCTGCGACAGGTCGCTGCCATCTGTGAGGCAGGCTTTCAGAAGATTACGGAGAGTGCCAAGCCAGGCAAGCGCGAGTCTGAAGTGTGGGGCGATGCAGTCGGCGAGCTCTGGGGGCACGGCGCAATGGCCCAGGGTGGCTACGTGACTTCCGGCCCAAACACCTGGCCGAAGCATCAGGCGAACACGACCGATCGAATGATTCGGCCGAACGACCTCGTCTACGCGGATTTCTACAACATCGGCTATCTGGGCTATCGCTCCTGTTACTACCGGACGTTCAGCATGGGTGAGCCGACACAGGCGCAGAAAGATGCCTACGAAAAAGCTCGTGACGACCTCTATGACGTCCTCGAACGGATCGAGCCGGGGGCCACGACCGACGAGATCTGCAAGGGCTTCCCCGACAGAGACGGCGAGCATATGGACTGGTACGACGCCGACGAGTTCTGGCAGATGACAACCAACCACTGGGCGCATGGGCTGGGGCTGCAGCTCTACGAAACGCCGCTCATCTGGCGCGGACTCTCACCGGATCACCCGATCGAAATCGAGGAGGGTATGACGATGGCTGTCGAGACGATGCAACCCGCAGAGCGCCAGGGCGTCCGCGTCGAAGAGATGGTCGTTGTCCGCAAGAACGGCGTTGAGATCCTCAGCGAATGGCCCGTGTCGGAGATTACGCGGATAGACTACTGA
- a CDS encoding LLM class flavin-dependent oxidoreductase encodes MQLGTGLFTCQQRPDDDRETSEIYDEMLELGEVIDNAGLDSAWVSEHHFLDDDYLSGVTPALGALAAVTDNIEIGSCIALAPLYDSIRLAEDIATVDQIAGGRTTLGMAIGSNVSEFDAFGIPDDERAERLADTVDTLRGAWSDGPLDYEPEFHDISSDVTVTPKPAHDVPLMLGGASRPAVRRAARTADAWCAPSSLSVDGVRKRVEDIRSVRDDEDIEGDFQVYVLQHGFVGDSREDAWAQMRDGYLYIQRRYEEIFSGETVAELDEERTQELKEQAIFGTPDQVTEELESYREALGDDIHFIFRTYHPGTGTQEMAECIRRLGEEVQPQVS; translated from the coding sequence ATGCAACTGGGAACAGGCCTGTTTACCTGTCAGCAGCGCCCGGACGATGACCGCGAAACCAGCGAGATTTACGACGAAATGCTCGAACTGGGGGAAGTTATCGACAACGCGGGTCTCGATAGCGCCTGGGTCTCAGAGCATCACTTCCTTGACGACGACTATCTGTCGGGCGTCACACCGGCACTCGGGGCGTTAGCTGCAGTCACTGACAACATCGAAATCGGGTCCTGTATCGCGCTCGCACCGCTGTATGATTCAATCCGGCTCGCTGAGGATATCGCAACCGTGGACCAGATTGCCGGTGGCCGAACGACGCTCGGGATGGCAATCGGGTCCAACGTCTCAGAGTTTGACGCCTTCGGGATTCCCGACGACGAACGGGCTGAACGGCTAGCCGATACGGTCGATACGCTTCGCGGTGCTTGGTCTGACGGACCGCTTGACTACGAGCCGGAATTCCACGACATCTCGTCGGACGTCACTGTGACACCGAAACCTGCACACGACGTTCCTCTCATGCTTGGTGGGGCGTCGCGACCTGCTGTCCGGCGGGCCGCCCGGACCGCTGACGCATGGTGTGCCCCGTCGTCGCTGTCAGTCGATGGCGTCCGGAAGCGCGTCGAAGACATCCGAAGCGTCCGTGACGACGAGGATATCGAGGGCGACTTTCAGGTGTACGTTCTCCAGCACGGGTTCGTCGGTGACTCCCGCGAGGACGCATGGGCGCAGATGCGAGACGGCTACCTCTACATCCAGCGCCGGTACGAGGAGATATTCTCCGGCGAGACGGTTGCAGAACTCGACGAGGAACGCACGCAGGAACTCAAAGAACAGGCTATCTTCGGGACACCCGACCAGGTCACGGAGGAACTTGAATCGTACCGCGAGGCACTGGGCGACGACATTCACTTCATCTTCCGGACGTACCACCCCGGAACCGGAACGCAGGAGATGGCCGAGTGTATCCGACGCCTCGGAGAAGAGGTGCAGCCGCAGGTCAGCTAG
- a CDS encoding PaaI family thioesterase, which yields MDIEAFFENMPFADLLDIEMTTVDNGHAEGHIEMREELSWNEEQIMAHGGVTFTLADTVGGAALVSLVDQPVPTIDMRIDYLEAGTGDLRAEADVVRHGGDVGVVSVEVYAEDGTQVADARGVYKTG from the coding sequence ATGGACATCGAAGCATTCTTCGAGAACATGCCGTTTGCCGACCTGCTCGATATCGAGATGACCACTGTCGATAACGGGCACGCCGAAGGCCATATCGAAATGCGCGAAGAACTGTCGTGGAACGAAGAGCAGATAATGGCCCACGGCGGCGTTACGTTCACGCTCGCTGATACCGTTGGTGGGGCCGCTCTCGTGTCTCTCGTCGACCAGCCGGTGCCGACCATCGATATGCGAATCGATTACCTCGAAGCCGGGACAGGGGACCTTCGAGCGGAAGCGGACGTGGTTCGCCACGGTGGTGATGTTGGCGTCGTCAGTGTCGAAGTGTACGCCGAAGACGGTACACAGGTCGCGGATGCACGCGGCGTCTACAAGACAGGGTAG